The Mesorhizobium sp. B2-8-5 genome segment TTCGACCGCTTCGTCTCGATTATCGTTTTCGTGCCGCGCGACCGCTACGACAGCGTCGTGCGCGAGAAGGTCGGCACCTATCTCAAGACGGCGTTCGAAGGCCGGTTGTCGGCCTATTACCCGGCCTTTCCGGAAGGCGGACTGGCGCGCGTGCATTTCATCATCGGCCGTTCCGGCGGCAAGACGCCGAAGGTCGAGCAGTCGACGATCGAGGCGGCGATCCGCGACATCGTGCGCACTTGGGAGGACGCGCTCTCCGAAGCCGCGGAAGCGGCCGGCAGCGATCCGGCGCTGAAGGCGATCGCGGCGCGGTTCCCCGAAAGCTACCGCGACTCCTTCTCGGCCGCCGTGGCGTTGGCCGATGCCGGGCGCATTGCCAAGATCAGCGCCGTCAATCCGATCGCCATCGACTATTACCGCCATGCCGACCAGAAGCCGCAACAGGCGGTTCTGAAAATCTATCATTTCGGCAGCCCGGTGGCGCTGTCGCGGCGCGTGCCGGTGCTGGAAAACATCGGCTTCCGCGTCATCAGCGAGCGCACTTTCGAGGTCGGCGACGATCCGGCCGACCGGGTGTTCATCCACGACATGGAGCTGGAGAACAGCTACGGCGCACGAATAGACCTTGCCGATGGCGGCGCGCTGTTCGAGGACGCGTTCCTGTCGGTCTGGCGTGGCGATGTCGACAATGACGGCTATAACGGCCTGGCCCAGACCGCCGGCCTGTGGTCGGGCGAGATCACCATATTGCGCGCCTATGGCCGCTATCTGCAGCAGGCCGGTATTCCGCAGAGCCAGGATTTCATCGCCGCGGCACTCAACCGCTATCCGGAGATCGCGCGCGGCCTGCATGCGCTGTTCGTCGCCCGGCTCGGGCCGGCGGCGGAGGGCGATGGCGATGGCGCGGTCGCCGCCAAGCACCTCAAGGCCAAGATCAAGGACGCGCTGGAGGAGGTGCCCAATATCGATGACGACACGATCATCCGCCGCTATCTGAACCTCATCGAAGCCTCGCTGCGCACCAATCATTTCGTAGCCGATACGAAAGAGAAAGGGCAGTCGCTGGCGATCAAGCTCGACTCGCAAGCGGTTGAGGGCCTGCCGGCGCCGCGGCCATGGCGCGAAATCTTCGTCTACGGCTCCGAGGTCGAGGGCGTGCATCTGCGCTTCGGTCCGGTGGCGCGAGGCGGCCTGCGCTGGTCGGATCGCGCCCAGGACTATCGCACCGAGGTGCTGGGCCTGGTGAAGGCGCAGCAGGTGAAGAACGCGGTCATCGTGCCGGTCGGCGCCAAGGGCGGCTTCTACCCGAAGAAGCTGCCGATGAGCGCCGGGCGCGACGCGATCTTCGAGGCCGGGACTTCGGCCTACAAGAATTTCGTCTCCAGCCTGCTCTCGATCACCGACAATATCGGCGTCGACGGCGTCATCCCGCCGGCCGGCGTGGTGCGGCGCGATCCTGACGATCCCTATTTCGTCGTCGCCGCCGACAAAGGCACCGCGACCTTCTCCGATACCGCCAACGCCATTTCCGAAAAACACCACTTCTGGCTGGACGATGCTTTCGCCAGCGGCGGTTCGGCCGGCTACGACCACAAGAAGATGGGCATCACCGCCAAGGGCGCCTGGGAAGCGGTGAAGCGGCATTTCCGCGAGATCAACCGCGACATCCAGACCTCGCCCTTCACCGTGGTGGGCGTCGGCGACATGTCGGGCGACGTGTTCGGCAACGGCATGCTCTTGTCGCCGCAGACCAGGCTGATCGCCGCCTTCGACCATCGCGACATCTTCATCGACCCCGATCCGGACATGGCCGCATCGATGGCCGAGCGGGTGCGCATGTTCGCGCTGCCGCGTTCGTCCTGGCAGGACTACGACAAGTCGAAGCTGTCGGAAGGCGGCGTCATCGTCTCGCGCAACCAGAAATCGATCACGCTGCCGGCGGCGGCGGCTGCCGCGATCGGTCTCGCCAAGACGACGGCGACGCCGGTCGAGATCATGAACGCCATCCTCAAGGCGCCGGTCGACCTTCTGTGGTTCGGCGGCATCGGCACTTATGTGCGGGCTTCGGGCGAGAGCAACCAGGATGTCGGCGACCGGGCAAACGACGCCGTCCGCGTCACCGCGCTCGATGTCCGGGCGAAAGTCATCGGCGAGGGCGCCAATCTCGGCGTCACGCAGCGGGCGCGCATCGAGTTCGGCCTGAATGGCGGCCGCTGCAATTCGGACGCCATCGATAACTCGGGCGGCGTCAACTGCTCCGACGTCGAGGTCAACATCAAGATCGCGCTGGCTTCCGCCATGCGCAAGGGCTCGCTGACGCGGCCGGCGCGCAACAAGCTGCTCGCCGAGATGACCGACGAGGTGGGCGCGCTGGTGCTCTCCAACAACTACCAGCAGACGCTGGCGCTCTCGCTGGCGCGCAAGCGCGGCCTCGCCGACATCGCGCACCAGGCCCGTTTCATGACGGCGCTGGAATCGCGCGGCCTGCTCGACCGCGCGGTCGAGACGCTGCCTTCGCCGGCGGCGCTTGCCGAACGCGAGGCGCGCGGCGAGCCGCTGACCAGGGCCGAACTCGGCGTGCTGCTCGCCTATGCCAAGATCGTGCTGTTCTCCGACATCGTCGCCAGCGACGTGCCGGACGAGCAACATTTCGACCGCGACCTGATGGGCTATTTCCCGGAACGCATGGCGAAGAAATTCGCCGGAGAGATCCGCGACCACCGGCTGCGGCGCGAGATCATCGCGCGCGTCGTCGCCAACGATCTGGTCAATCGCGGCGGGCCGTCCTTCGTCAACCGGCTGCAGGAAGCGACCGGCCGCACGGCGGCCGATGTCGTGCGCACCTTCGCGGTGATCCGCGACGGCTTCGCGCTGCCGGCGCTCTACAAGGAGATCGACGCGCTCGATAACCAGATCGACGGCCAGATCCAGCTCGATCTCTATCAGTCGGTCAGCCGGCTTATCTTCGTGACCAGCGGCTGGTCCCTGAAGAACGAAGTGGGCTCCGCGCCGCTGGGGCAGCGCATCGCCGAATTGCAGGACGCGCGCAAGGCGCTCGAACCGAAGCTGGCGTCGCTGCTGCCGGCCTTCTCGCGCGAGCGTATCGAGGAGCGGCGACACGGCCTGTTCAAGGGCGGCGCGCCGGAAAAACTCGCCGGGCAGCTCGCTCTGACCGAAGTGGCCGAGCTGATCCCGGATGTCGCGCTCACCGCGCGCACGGCCAATGCCGACATCGTCAGCGCGGCCAAGGCGTTCTTCGCCGTCAGCGATGCCTTCCGCATCCCGCGCGTCGAGGAGGCCGCGCGCTCGATCATGCCGCCCGACTATTACGACCAGCTGGCGCTGTCGCGCGCGACCGACACAATCGGCGTGGCGCGGCGCGGCATCGCGGTGGCGGCGCTCACCGCGCACGGCACGGCGGCGGATCCGGTCGGGGCATGGCTCGAGGCCGGCGGCGAACGCGTCGCGCGCATCCGCGAGCGGCTGCAGGCGCTGACCGAAGGCGGCGACATCACCGTGTCGCGGCTCTCGGTGGCGTCCGGCCTGATGAGCGACCTGACGGGGATGTGAAGTTCCTCGCCCCTGCCAAAGCGGCTGGTCTTTGGCGATAGCGCGCATGGCAGCTTGGCGCTTGCGTTATCCTATGCTGCGCTGGTCGACCCCCACTCCGTCTCGGCTTCGCCGAACCACCTCTCCCTCGATCGACGGGGTAGAGGAAGGCGCCAAGCTTTTTGCCGTCAATGCTCGTCCAGCAACGCTCCCTTCCTTTCCCTCCGGAGGGGGAAAGGTGGCGCTGCGAAGCAGCGACGGATTGGGGGAACCACCTGGCAATCAAGCCTCGGCCTGATCGGTCACGCCAGAAGATGCGTGCATCGCGTAGCCGCCTTCGTGGGGCGAGGAATTGGCGCCGCGCTTGTTCATTTGCATCGCTGCTTGAAAACATGCAGACATGGCGCCCGATGCGAGCGGTGCCAGGGGAATCAGCATGGTGGCGGTAGAGACAGTGCAGCGGGCATCGGGGCGCGGCATCTGGGGCT includes the following:
- a CDS encoding NAD-glutamate dehydrogenase produces the protein MASVKSKPKKKAAAAKAEEKPARLADYLLARAPAEDIASYDVTDLERAGELAAQAVASHRKGESVVAVEADSGVACDGRPVTVITVVNDNMPFLFDSILGEITEISGEPTLVTHPIVTVRHGKDGVVEVLGDGGKEDDDRLSVVHVHIPRLNAGQAKSLTERLGKMLSQVRAAVADWKRMLARLDQAISEFRYSAVPLDKKSVAEAIAFLEWLRDDNFTFLGMREFKYTGGEESGSLERAEKPGLGILSDPDVLVLRRGTEAVTTTPEIRAFLHGPEPLIVTKANAKSSVHRRIYLDYIGIKTYTAKGALAGELRIVGLFTSTAYTRSVMKIPYLRSKAETVISKSGFDPHDHSGKALINILESYPRDELFQVPIPILRKHAVAILGLIERPRVRALVRVDQFDRFVSIIVFVPRDRYDSVVREKVGTYLKTAFEGRLSAYYPAFPEGGLARVHFIIGRSGGKTPKVEQSTIEAAIRDIVRTWEDALSEAAEAAGSDPALKAIAARFPESYRDSFSAAVALADAGRIAKISAVNPIAIDYYRHADQKPQQAVLKIYHFGSPVALSRRVPVLENIGFRVISERTFEVGDDPADRVFIHDMELENSYGARIDLADGGALFEDAFLSVWRGDVDNDGYNGLAQTAGLWSGEITILRAYGRYLQQAGIPQSQDFIAAALNRYPEIARGLHALFVARLGPAAEGDGDGAVAAKHLKAKIKDALEEVPNIDDDTIIRRYLNLIEASLRTNHFVADTKEKGQSLAIKLDSQAVEGLPAPRPWREIFVYGSEVEGVHLRFGPVARGGLRWSDRAQDYRTEVLGLVKAQQVKNAVIVPVGAKGGFYPKKLPMSAGRDAIFEAGTSAYKNFVSSLLSITDNIGVDGVIPPAGVVRRDPDDPYFVVAADKGTATFSDTANAISEKHHFWLDDAFASGGSAGYDHKKMGITAKGAWEAVKRHFREINRDIQTSPFTVVGVGDMSGDVFGNGMLLSPQTRLIAAFDHRDIFIDPDPDMAASMAERVRMFALPRSSWQDYDKSKLSEGGVIVSRNQKSITLPAAAAAAIGLAKTTATPVEIMNAILKAPVDLLWFGGIGTYVRASGESNQDVGDRANDAVRVTALDVRAKVIGEGANLGVTQRARIEFGLNGGRCNSDAIDNSGGVNCSDVEVNIKIALASAMRKGSLTRPARNKLLAEMTDEVGALVLSNNYQQTLALSLARKRGLADIAHQARFMTALESRGLLDRAVETLPSPAALAEREARGEPLTRAELGVLLAYAKIVLFSDIVASDVPDEQHFDRDLMGYFPERMAKKFAGEIRDHRLRREIIARVVANDLVNRGGPSFVNRLQEATGRTAADVVRTFAVIRDGFALPALYKEIDALDNQIDGQIQLDLYQSVSRLIFVTSGWSLKNEVGSAPLGQRIAELQDARKALEPKLASLLPAFSRERIEERRHGLFKGGAPEKLAGQLALTEVAELIPDVALTARTANADIVSAAKAFFAVSDAFRIPRVEEAARSIMPPDYYDQLALSRATDTIGVARRGIAVAALTAHGTAADPVGAWLEAGGERVARIRERLQALTEGGDITVSRLSVASGLMSDLTGM